The Vibrio echinoideorum DNA window CTTGGTGCAATATAAGCTGACATAGGACACTCTATTGAATCGTTAGCAAAAAATGAGGGCGGATTTTCGCACAATCCGCCCAAAGCTTGAAGTGTTTAATACTCGTTCGGCAACCAAGTTGCTGAAGAGTTGCTTAACTCTTGTCTTGCTGGTTCAAAAAGTCCTTAAACTCTTCATCGTAGATGTTGAATAGGACAATGGTAATAGCAAAAATCAATGGACCGTAGATAAGACCAATTAAGCCAAACAGTTGAATACCACCTAATAGCGAGAAGAAAATCATTAGGGTATTCATGCCAGCGCTGCCTTGCATCAGCAGTGGACGTAGAAGGTTGTCAATTGAACCTACAATCGCTACACAGTAAACCGTTAGGAAAATCGCCCACGTTGTATCACCTGTTAGGAACAAGTACGTTGCCGCTGGAATCCAGATTAATGCGGTACCCACTACAGGAATGAAAGAGGCGAAGCCCATCATGGTGCCCCAGAATAGACCAGGGAAGCCTGCTATCCACATACCTAAACCGCCAGCAAAACCTTGCGCGATTGCCGTTAAGAATGACCCCATTACAGCTGACTTCGATACCTGCTCAATTTCAGTTAGAAGCTTGTCTTCTTGGCTTCGAGATAGTGGAAGAATGTGACGAGCTGCGCTGATGATTTTGTCGTGATCTCTTAATAAGAAGAACAGAACAAACAACATCAAGAAGAAGTCCATTAAGAAATTGGTCGCATCACCAAGAATTTTTGCACTGATACCGACAAGTTTCGAACCGAAGCTCGTCGCGAACTCGCCCACTTTCTGTGCGATAGCTTGTGGTTCAATGTTGTCAAAAGGTAGGTAGTTATTTACAAACGACAGGGCTTTAACAACCAGAGGATGCGCAAATAGAGTTTGAATACCGCCATGTGTCACCCATTGATAGGTGTTTTGAGAGAATAGAGACCCTTGTTGAACAATGGCTGCAAATACGGCTAATAAAGGAATAACAATAATAAAGGTCAGGATCACACATGATAGTAGGGATACGATGTTTTCTTTATTAGGGAGTTTTTTTTCAAGCCATTCATGGATCGGGAACATCAATAGTGAAATGATAAATGCCATCACGATTGAGTTAACGTACGGCTCGATAAGTAAATAACAAGCATAAGCCGCCGCGAGCAGGGCAATGATGATCACCCAGTGACTGGAATTAATTTTAAGTTTTTCTGACACGGTAATGGTCTCTATATTGGCATTCTGAGTTTATAATGGCTGCAAAACAGAGAGTTAGCAATGAGGAGTTTTGATTATGGGATGCTGTAATAAAGATAAGAAATGCCAAGACGAAGAACAGCAAACAAAAAAAGAGATCCCTTGGTTCAGAATGTTCCTCGGTACAATCATGTTGTTGGTTTTTCTTTTTTGGGAACGTTAAGCGTTTCTGAGTCGAAAGGCAGGAGAACCCAAGCGACAATATGCGTGATTGATGAGTGCGATGTATTAAAAAGGGCTGCAGTAATGCAGCCCTAAATTCAAACGCTTAGCTTAAATGCTCGTGGTTTGATTAGTTGCTTTCAGAAGCAATGATAGCGAAACAACGGTCAGCGGCTTCTAATGTTGCATCAATTTCTTTTGAACCATGAGCAAGAGAAGTAAAGCTTGCTTCGAATGCTGATGGTGCAAGGTAAACACCATGCTTAAGCATTAGGTGGAAGAAGCGCTTGAAGCGTTCTACATCACACTTAGTTACATCTTCGTAGCACGTTACTGATTCTTGATCAGTAAAGAAGAAACCGAACATGCCACCAACTTGGTGTACAAGCATCGGGATGCCGTGCTTTTCAGCTAGGTATTTGAAACCGCTTGCGAGCTGTTTGGTTTTCGCAGCAAGACGCTTCTCGTTGCCTTCTTCTCTTAAAAGGCTCAGACACGCGTAACCTGCAGCCATTGCTACCGGGTTACCTGAAAGCGTACCTGCTTGATAAACTGGACCTGTTGGTGCGATGTATTGCATCACGTCTTTACGGCCACCAAAAGCACCCACTGGCATACCACCACCGATAACTTTACCAAGACACGTTAGATCGGGTTTGATGTTGTAATAAGCCTGAGCGCAACCTTCTGCAACACGGAAGCCGGTCATTACTTCATCAAAGATTAGCAATGCACCTTCTTGGTCACAGATTTCACGTAGGCCTTCGTGGAAGCCTTCTACTGGTGGGATACAGTTCATGTTGCCTGCTACTGGCTCAACGATGATACATGCGATTTCACCTTTGTTTGCAGCGAAGATTTCACGTACTGAGTCTAGATTGTTGAACGTTGCTGTTAGCGTCAGCTTAGCAAAATCAGCAGGAACACCTGGAGAGCTTGGTTGACCTAGAGTCAATGCACCAGAACCTGCTTTTACTAGTAGGCTGTCTGCGTGGCCATGGTAACAACCTTCAAACTTAAGAATTTTGTCACGACCAGTGAAGCCACGAGCTAAGCGAATTGCACTCATTGTCGCTTCTGTACCTGAGCTCACCATACGAAGTTGTTCCATAGAAGGAACCATTTCAGAGACAAGTTCAGCCATTTTGATTTCAGTTTCTGTTGGTGCACCGAAACTTAGGCCACGTTGTGCTGCATCAATCACAGCCTCACGGATAACTCCGTGGTTATGACCTAGGATCATTGGGCCCCAAGAGCCAACGTAATCGATATATGCTTTACCATCAGCATCAAAAATAAGTGGGCCGTCAGCTCGCTCAACGAAGATTGGAGAGCCACCTACACCGTTAAAAGCGCGCACTGGAGAGTTAACGCCACCCGGAATAGTTTGCTGTGCCTTTTGATACAGTTCTGCTGATTTGGTCATTGATATATCCTCTTTTGACTGTCGGACCAATTGGCACGCATTGTACCTATCCACAATCCAACTAGGAATGCTTTCGCTGATATAATCCCCCGAATCTGGTTGTTTTGTGTGGTTACACGTTTTAATGCTCAGATATTGACGAGTTTACGGCAGTAAAAGTAATGATCCTGTGGTGAATACTTGAACGTTTCAGTCAGGTATTAGATAATCATCAGAATATAAGAAAATACTCAACAACTATGGTCTCGAATTAGATTTGTATCATGTTGTTTTTGACACAGGTAAGAGAGGTTGTTGTGAGCGAAGTAAATATCCCATTGTCATTTTCTGATGCTGCTGCCATCCGTGTAAAAACGTTGATTGCAGAAGAAGAAAATCCAGAACTAAAACTACGTGTATACATTACAGGTGGTGGTTGTAGTGGTTTCCAATACGGCTTCACATTTGATGAAAAAGTAAATGATGGCGACACTACTATTATCAACAGCGGCGTAACGCTGGTTGTTGACCCAATGAGCCTGCAATACTTAATGGGCGGCATGGTTGATTACACAGAAGGCCTAGAAGGCGCACGTTTCTTTGTAAATAACCCGAATGCAACGACAACATGTGGTTGTGGCGCATCATTTAGCGTATAGCTTGGACCGAAAGATAGCTTGAGTTGAAAGCTATCTTAGAAATACTGTTAAACGCCGAACTTATGTTCGGCGTTTTTTTTTATGAATACATCATATAAAACAGAGGGTAAGTTCATTTCTTCTATGTCAATCCCATTTTAAAATGTCCTCATTTGTCCCAAATAGAAATGTCCCGTTGTTAGGTCTTTCGACTGGAGGTTTTGAATGGTTCGGTGAGCACTGGGTTGATGGCTCGAGGGGCTGTTTGAAGGGCTCTTTGTTGTGCACGGCGCTTGGGCGCTTTCTTACTGCGGGTTCGTTGCTGTTGTTGTTCGAATTCTTCTTGTTGTTGCTGAGCAAATTTTAAAACTTGGCCGAGGCGTTTGTTGTCGACGATTTGGGTTTGTTGAACGTGCTCGAGTTTGTCGAAGGTTTTGAATTCGAGTTTTCGATGCCCGTATTGGATGGCGATTTCACCGTTTGGGTAGTCGAGTACCTTGACATGTTCGTGCGCTAGTCGGCTGTTTTCTTCAGTAGGTTCAATGAGATAAATCACTTTATCGTATTGAAATGTCAGCGACTTTGAGAGCTTGCGGGTTTCTTGCCAACTGAAAATATCGTCGAGTTCTTGCTTGGACTCTCGAACCGGACGATGCATGTTTTTTGGGTATTGAGCGGGCTTAGCAAAGCGATGGTTAAAATCGGCGATGAAGTAGGGAAGCCAGGCGTTGGCTTGTTCGATGGTGTCGATACCTTGTAAGCGCATCTCTTTAACCAGTCGGTCTTGCAGCGTGAGGTTGGCTCGCTCAACGCGGCCTTTGGCTTGGGAGCTGTTGGCACAGATGAGTTCTATCGCCAGTTCTTTCAACACGCGCCCGTATTGAGTTTGGCCAACTTGTTTGTGTTTCTCCTGATTCACTCGAAAAATAGAGTGCTTGTCACTGTAAAATGCGATGGGCTTACCGTGCTCATTGAGGTATTCACGCGTGGTCATCATGTAGTCAAACGCGGATTCTGTCTCGCTGAATCTTAGGTTCATCAGACGGCTAGTCGCATCATCAATGAACACCAATAGGCAGCATTTGTCACAGCGGCCTTCAAACCAGTCATGATGGGAGCCGTCAATTTGGATAAGTTCACCCAAGCAATCACGACGGTAACGAGGCTGATA harbors:
- the hemL gene encoding glutamate-1-semialdehyde 2,1-aminomutase, with translation MTKSAELYQKAQQTIPGGVNSPVRAFNGVGGSPIFVERADGPLIFDADGKAYIDYVGSWGPMILGHNHGVIREAVIDAAQRGLSFGAPTETEIKMAELVSEMVPSMEQLRMVSSGTEATMSAIRLARGFTGRDKILKFEGCYHGHADSLLVKAGSGALTLGQPSSPGVPADFAKLTLTATFNNLDSVREIFAANKGEIACIIVEPVAGNMNCIPPVEGFHEGLREICDQEGALLIFDEVMTGFRVAEGCAQAYYNIKPDLTCLGKVIGGGMPVGAFGGRKDVMQYIAPTGPVYQAGTLSGNPVAMAAGYACLSLLREEGNEKRLAAKTKQLASGFKYLAEKHGIPMLVHQVGGMFGFFFTDQESVTCYEDVTKCDVERFKRFFHLMLKHGVYLAPSAFEASFTSLAHGSKEIDATLEAADRCFAIIASESN
- the erpA gene encoding iron-sulfur cluster insertion protein ErpA, yielding MSEVNIPLSFSDAAAIRVKTLIAEEENPELKLRVYITGGGCSGFQYGFTFDEKVNDGDTTIINSGVTLVVDPMSLQYLMGGMVDYTEGLEGARFFVNNPNATTTCGCGASFSV
- a CDS encoding AI-2E family transporter codes for the protein MSEKLKINSSHWVIIIALLAAAYACYLLIEPYVNSIVMAFIISLLMFPIHEWLEKKLPNKENIVSLLSCVILTFIIVIPLLAVFAAIVQQGSLFSQNTYQWVTHGGIQTLFAHPLVVKALSFVNNYLPFDNIEPQAIAQKVGEFATSFGSKLVGISAKILGDATNFLMDFFLMLFVLFFLLRDHDKIISAARHILPLSRSQEDKLLTEIEQVSKSAVMGSFLTAIAQGFAGGLGMWIAGFPGLFWGTMMGFASFIPVVGTALIWIPAATYLFLTGDTTWAIFLTVYCVAIVGSIDNLLRPLLMQGSAGMNTLMIFFSLLGGIQLFGLIGLIYGPLIFAITIVLFNIYDEEFKDFLNQQDKS
- a CDS encoding ISNCY family transposase, giving the protein MSDSEINRFKVIEDVCQRRIRRADAAEILSLSVRHIQRLMNRLRKYGANGLAHRARGKPSNHRYSSGYRNSVLSLVRENYSDFSPTLAQEKLSELHNLPISNETLRQWMIADGLWLPHSQRKPRVYQPRYRRDCLGELIQIDGSHHDWFEGRCDKCCLLVFIDDATSRLMNLRFSETESAFDYMMTTREYLNEHGKPIAFYSDKHSIFRVNQEKHKQVGQTQYGRVLKELAIELICANSSQAKGRVERANLTLQDRLVKEMRLQGIDTIEQANAWLPYFIADFNHRFAKPAQYPKNMHRPVRESKQELDDIFSWQETRKLSKSLTFQYDKVIYLIEPTEENSRLAHEHVKVLDYPNGEIAIQYGHRKLEFKTFDKLEHVQQTQIVDNKRLGQVLKFAQQQQEEFEQQQQRTRSKKAPKRRAQQRALQTAPRAINPVLTEPFKTSSRKT